The sequence AACCTTGCGGAATTGTAGTTCCAGATCCAGTACCTGTTGTATCTCCGAATTTTTTCGCAAACATATCGCCGCTAGCCATCGATTTGTAAGCGTAAGTGGTATTAGTTATATAAAATCCTGTTACGATGTTAAAAGGCGCTTTCAATTTTACAATTGCTTCATTATGTCCTACAACGTAAGTGGCAGAGTTTGAATATCCTTTATAAGCTCTTACTCCGTGATCATTCGTGTATCCTGCAGTGGATGAGTCATACTTGTTAGTATAAGAAAATCCGCCTGTCCATAACGAGAAAGCACTGTAATATTCGTAGTTGAAAATAGCATTACTTGTTTGAAAAGGGGTACTTGTAGTAGGGCTGTAAGCCGAATTTGGCGACAATGAAAATGTTTCAAAGTCTGCAACAGTTTGTGCATTTGTCTGAAAAATGCTAAAGGCAAGTGCTAATAGTGTAATTGTTTTTTTGCTCATGGTTTTATTTTTAATTGTTAAGTATTCGTGAATCTTCGATTTCCTGTTTTTTTAGTTATTGATTTTTATTATTTTCTAAATCCTTAAGGGGGGCGTTCTTCATGATTGGTTTAGTTTTAAGACTGATTCCGATCTCGTAATTGCGCAATGGCGTGGACCTGCCTGCCATTACCTGGTAGTTTTTATTAAAAATATTATTGCAGGCTATAAACAGATTTGCGCTGATATCTTTAAAGTTTAATTTATAATTCGCTCGCAGGGAAGAAATAGTGTAGGGTTGCAACCAATTTAAATTATCACTTGAAGTAAAGCGGTATCCTGCATACTGATTGTAAAAGGAAAGATCGAAATTTTCGTAACCCGCAAAGAGACTTCCATTCAACGTATACCTTGGTGTATAGATCAACTGTTTACCCCTGGTATTATCGTTTAACTGAGCGTTCAATTCAACGGTTGATAAAACATAAGCTGTAATTACAGCTACCCCGGTTCTGAATTTATTTTTATGGTAACTCAATTTCCAGCTGGTTTCTGTACCGCGGCTCCAGACTTTTTGAATATTAACCGGCGAAGGATTTCCATTCGCACCGGGAACCCATAAAATCCAATTATCAATCATTCTGCTATAGGCAGAGCCTGATACAAAAACATAAAACGCTTTTAGTTGTTTAGAATAGCTTAATGCTCCTTCGTAAGTAAAACCCTGTTCAGGGTTCAGATTTATATTCCCTCCCGGAAGCCAGTATAACTCATTTAATGTTGGCTGCCGGTAAACTTTCGCCGCATTTAGTTTAACAGTGATTGATTTTGTTAGCTTGTAATCCAGTGCCATATTTCCTGTTACGGGCAAGGTACCTACACTAAAATATTCAGCCCTTGCAGAAATATAGGTTAGCAGTTTGTCTTTAAAAAAAGTAGTTTTATTTCCAATTACGAGAGAAACGCGACTCAAACTTTTTTCATCACTATAGTTATCGGCATTTGCAGAACTCGACAAAACTGTAGCTGCAAGGCTTAGCAAAGATTTTTCTCCAAGATTAAAATAATTTTCATTTTCGAGCATCAAAGTTCTGGCTTTACTTTTTGAGAATATCTGGCTGATACTATCGTCATAATTAATCTTATCTATAAAATACGCCCCCCTGATTATGCTCTTGAATTTCTGGTCTGCATAAGTCCAGTTACCTGTTAACCGCATAGCATCATCGCGCTGGTAAGTTTTGCTTCGGTAAAGTGAAGTGTAATTTGGCAAATGTCTCTGATTGGTATTTACCCAGGCGTTAACGGTGATGAGTTGTTTTGAGTTGACAAGAAACTTAAATTCCTGCATCAATCCTTTAAAGTTGTATTCAGCATCCTTCTGACGTTTATCGGGATTTTCTTTATCCAGCGTATCTCTATATTTAAAATCGTTGCGTGAGTTATTCATGTACACTTTGGTGGAAGAAACAAATCGCTTTTTACTTACTAAAAAACCTGCCGCAATGTTTGCAGCACCAAAACTTGCAGCTCCGAGACTGATGAGAGAGCTTACACCCTCACCAAATACTGAATTTGTTTTTAAATGAATGCTGCCGCCAATAGCACCACTTCCCCACAAAGAAGAAGAACCGCCATATTCGATAGTTATATTTTCAAATAGAAAAGAAGGTATTAAGGCAAGATCAGATTGGCCCAACATGGCATTTTGCAAATTAAATCCATTCCATAAAATGGCAGTCTGAGAAGCGTTGCCCCCCCTAAAGGCGGTGGTAGCTAATTGACCCGGACCATAACTCTTGATGAAAACAGAAGAATTATAAGAAAGTAGATCTGCCAGGGAAGTATATTTAAATTGCTCTTTTGCAAGCGAATCAATAGTCTCTGTCTTTTTTCCAACCTGCGATAATTCTATTTTGCGTGCACTGATCTCAATACTTTCAAAGCTTATAGTATCTTGCGCATAACAAGCATTGCAGGCAAAAAAACATGCGAGCAAACACAGATTAACGGCATGCGTTAAGCTGTAAGCAAAAAGCCTATTTAAATTTAAAATCACTTTACTGAATAAATTTTACACGTCTTAAGTCTCTTCTCCCGAAGACTTTTAACATTGTGCAGCAGGCAGGTCTTCTGACTTATCCTTGACTTAAACGCCTTCCCGGCTCTATAGAGACAGTGGCTAAGATTGTTTAAGTCCCGAAAAAAAATTCGGGGTCTAAAGGACTCACAGCAGCGGGTACTATTAGCGAATTTCACGCTATTCCCTTTTAATCTTTATAACTCCAGAAATACTCTGGGCGATTTTAAAGAACCTAATGCGGGGCAAATATAAAAAATACCTGTTATTTAAAAGAATTTATTTTTCTTTGCAGCCTTATTGCTATGGACAACTCGCAGAAAACAGAATTAATAAATTACCTCACCACTTTTATTTCAGATAAACGTAAAGCACGTTTTGATGAAGTTATTTCGCAACGCACGAATCATTTAAGAATAGTGCTCGAAAATGTTTATCAGGGACATAATGCCAGCGCTGTCTTAAGAAGCTGTGAAAGTTTCGGCCTACAGGATGTTCATTTTATAGAGAACAGAAATCATTTAAAGATCAGTGATGATGTGGCTATGGGAAGTAGTAATTGGATTAACATTCACCGTCACAGAAATTCAGAGAATAATACTGTAGAAGCCCTGCTACATTTAAAAAGCCTTGGCTACCGCATTGTTGCTACCACCCCGCATAAAAACGACTGCACAATTGACCAACTTCCCGTGGATAAAAAATTAGCGCTTGTGTTCGGAACCGAAATTGATGGCATTTCGCAAGACGTTTTTGAACACGCAGATGAATTTGTAAAAATACCGATGTTTGGTTTTACAGAGAGTTTTAATGTGAGTGTTTGCGCTGCGTTATGTATGTATGAATTAACAACCCGCATAAGACGAGATGTAAGAGATTACTTACTGTCTGATCAGGAAAAATTAGATGTTTATTTTGAATGGGTAAAACACAGCGTTGATCACAGTGAAGCTTTGATAAAGAACTACCTTAACGCTAAATAAAAAGATCGGAAGCCAGGCCGTCAGCCAGAAAACGGGCCGATTCTTTCAAAGTATAAACGTTTGCCTCTTGATCTAAAAACGCCATTTTTGACTGAACAATTTTCATAAAATGCCGAAGAATTTCATCGCCGAATTGTTCTTTAATTTCATCCAGGTCGCAGCCCCAAATTGTACGAAGTCGCGTTAATACGTATTCATTATAACGGTCATGCAGACTCAATTCTTCTTTCTCAAAAAAATCGCTGCCGTTTTTTATTGCATTTATATAGTGATTATTATTCTTCACGTTCCACTGGCGGGAAGTTCCATTAAAGGAATGCGCTGAAGGGCCTATACCCAGGTAATGCTCTTGCAACCAATAATTGCTGTTGTGTTTTGCGAAAAACTCCGGCTTTCCAAAATTAGAAATCTCGTAGTGCAGGAAACCGGCCTCTTTTAGCTTTTTAACCATTAATAAAAATTGCGCTTCACTCAATTCATCACTAATTGCAGGCTCTGTACCTTTATTATGTTTAAGTCCTAACACTGTTTTCTGCTCTATGGTGAGGTTGTACGAAGAAATGTGTTGTGTATTTAAAGCGATGGCGGTATCAAGTGTCTGTGCCCACGAGTCAAGCGTTTGAAACTTACTTCCATAAATAAGATCGATACTGATATTGTTAAACCCCTCTGCTTGGGCTAGTTTTACAGAAGCAAGCGATTCTTCGGCTGTATGGGCGCGGTTCATCCACTTTAACTCTTCGTTATTAAAACTTTGCAAACCAATACTCAAACGGTTAATTCCAACTTCTTTCCAGTCTTGCAAACTCTGCATAGTTATATCATCCGGGTTAGCTTCGAGTGTTATTTCTGCAGAATTAGTGTAGGAAAAATATTTTTTTAAGGCGTTGAAAATCCTCTGCAACTCTGATTTAGAAAGCAAACTGGGTGTACCTCCACCGAAATAAATACTTTCCAGGTTTTTTTTTGAAAGATAACTGTATCGTTTTGAAATTTCTTCAGTTATCGAAGTAACAAGCACATCCTTAGCTTGCAAATTTGTACTAAAGTGGAAGTCACAATAAGTGCAGGCTTGTTTGCAAAAAGGTATGTGTAAGTAAATGCCAGGCAAGATTATAAAATTACTAATTTACTAACAACAAGGCTCAACTAAGATAGTGGGGAATTATTTACCATAAATCAATAATTTTGAATTAGGTTTCGAAAAAAGTACCAAAATCTATATTTTTTTTAAACAATTTAAAAATTATCGTTATTTTAGCAGCCGACTAAACTTTATTTAGAAGTATGAAAAACATTACCAAGCTTACTTTAGCAGCTGTAGCTGTTTTAACTTTCTGTGTATCAGGCTTTTCACAAAAAGTGTTAACAAAAGCAAATGAGGCTTTTGAAGCAAAACAGTACTATCAGGCTGCACAGCTTTACAAAGATGCTTACGCTACTGCCGACAAGGCCAAAAAAGGAATTATTCTATATAGAGCTGGTATTTCAAGCCAGCGTATTAACGATTACAGAGGTGCTGAGGCTTATTACAATAAAGCAATCGCTGCAGGATTTGACGATCCTGAAGTTTATTTACACTTAGCACAGGTGTTAAAAAACCTGATGAAATATCCTGAAGCTATCGTAGAATTTAACAACTACAAGTCTAAGGGTGGCGATGCAAAACAAGCTGACCTGGGAGTAAAATCATGTGAGCTGGCTCAAAAATGGATTGATAATCCAATGCGCTACAAAACTGAAAACATCTCTCTTATCAACTCTAAAGGAAGAGACTATGCGCCTTCTTTCAGTGATAAAAAATATCAAACTATTGTTATCTCTTCAAACAGAGATGGTGCTTTAGGAAGTTTAGATGCAAACACCGGTTTCAACAAAGCAGATCTTTGGGAAGCGAAACTTGATAAAAACGGTAAATGGTCGACACCTGTTTTATTACCTCCCTCTATTTCAACTGAAGTTAACGAAGGAAGAGGTTGGGTAAGTAAAAAAGGAGATATGATCTTCTTTACACGTTGCCCTGAAGATAAAGGAAAAGAAAATACTTGTGGTTTATATATGGCTAAGAAACAAGGTAGCACCTGGGGTGTTGCTGAGCGTCTTCCATTCAGTAACGATACTATTATTTTTGCTCACCCTAGCTTGGCTTCTGACGGAAAAACTTTATACTTTGCCTCTAATATGGCTGGCGGTTACGGTAAATTAGATATCTGGAGCTGTAGTTACGATCCTAAATCAAATTCATGGGGACAAGCTAAAAATGCTGGTCCTACTGTAAACACTGCGGGTATGGAAGTTTACCCGGCTTTAACCGACGATGGGAAAAAATTATATTTCTCTTCTGATTACCATCCGGGCTTAGGTGGCTTAGATATTTTCCTTGCTGAAATTGGCACTGATGGAAAAACTAATAAACCAGTAGAAAACTTAAAGTATCCATTAAACTCTTCTTACGATGATTTCGGTATCGTGTTTGAAGGAAGAAAAAATCGTGGATACTTCACTTCTAACCGTGAAGGTGGAAAAGGTGATGACGATATCTGGAGCTTTAGCTTACCTCCTTTGAACTTCACTACTAAAGGAAATGTATTTAGCGGTGGAGATCCTCAAACAGGAAAAGGTAAAGGTGAAACTGTTGAAATTGTTAAA is a genomic window of Sphingobacteriaceae bacterium containing:
- a CDS encoding rRNA methyltransferase → MDNSQKTELINYLTTFISDKRKARFDEVISQRTNHLRIVLENVYQGHNASAVLRSCESFGLQDVHFIENRNHLKISDDVAMGSSNWINIHRHRNSENNTVEALLHLKSLGYRIVATTPHKNDCTIDQLPVDKKLALVFGTEIDGISQDVFEHADEFVKIPMFGFTESFNVSVCAALCMYELTTRIRRDVRDYLLSDQEKLDVYFEWVKHSVDHSEALIKNYLNAK
- a CDS encoding coproporphyrinogen III oxidase yields the protein MPGIYLHIPFCKQACTYCDFHFSTNLQAKDVLVTSITEEISKRYSYLSKKNLESIYFGGGTPSLLSKSELQRIFNALKKYFSYTNSAEITLEANPDDITMQSLQDWKEVGINRLSIGLQSFNNEELKWMNRAHTAEESLASVKLAQAEGFNNISIDLIYGSKFQTLDSWAQTLDTAIALNTQHISSYNLTIEQKTVLGLKHNKGTEPAISDELSEAQFLLMVKKLKEAGFLHYEISNFGKPEFFAKHNSNYWLQEHYLGIGPSAHSFNGTSRQWNVKNNNHYINAIKNGSDFFEKEELSLHDRYNEYVLTRLRTIWGCDLDEIKEQFGDEILRHFMKIVQSKMAFLDQEANVYTLKESARFLADGLASDLFI